One Sodalinema gerasimenkoae IPPAS B-353 DNA segment encodes these proteins:
- a CDS encoding o-succinylbenzoate synthase, producing MYSLSLQPYDYPFRRPLKTHHGLWKRRQGILIKLSDGQQRQGWGEIAPLPDFGSESLEAAHEFCQRFEGHLDDGDIFSIGDRYPACQFALESAREALLRYPNPPLQPNFPHCQLLPTGEAALKLLETTPQDHWGPSPCFKWKIAVEGIQQEQDWFQQLLWQLPPHSQLRLDANGGLSQEDAQTWLAACEGQPIDYLEQPRPPEAWQDLEALQHQGVVPIALDESVANLRDLETWLQRGWSGLVVIKAAIIGSPQQLRQLCQQFQPDLVFSSVFETSVGRQAALHLARELQHQPRALGFGVTSLFRGDRQ from the coding sequence TTTCGGCGGCCCCTAAAGACCCATCATGGCCTGTGGAAACGTCGTCAAGGGATTCTCATCAAACTCAGCGATGGCCAGCAGCGACAAGGCTGGGGAGAAATTGCCCCCCTGCCAGACTTTGGATCAGAATCCCTCGAAGCCGCCCATGAGTTCTGTCAACGCTTCGAGGGCCATCTCGACGACGGGGACATTTTCTCGATTGGCGATCGCTATCCTGCCTGTCAGTTTGCCCTAGAATCAGCCCGAGAAGCCCTCCTGAGATATCCCAACCCGCCCTTACAGCCCAACTTCCCCCATTGTCAGCTTCTCCCCACTGGAGAGGCCGCCCTCAAGCTATTAGAAACCACTCCCCAAGACCATTGGGGGCCCTCCCCTTGCTTCAAATGGAAAATTGCCGTCGAGGGGATTCAGCAAGAACAGGATTGGTTTCAGCAACTGCTATGGCAACTCCCTCCCCACAGCCAGTTACGCCTAGACGCGAATGGGGGGTTAAGCCAAGAGGACGCCCAAACCTGGTTAGCGGCCTGTGAAGGACAACCCATCGACTATCTGGAACAACCCCGGCCGCCAGAAGCATGGCAGGATTTAGAGGCCCTACAACATCAGGGAGTGGTCCCCATCGCCCTGGATGAATCCGTCGCCAACCTCCGAGATTTAGAAACCTGGTTACAACGAGGCTGGTCAGGACTTGTGGTCATCAAAGCCGCCATCATCGGGTCTCCCCAACAACTACGCCAACTCTGCCAGCAGTTTCAGCCGGATCTGGTCTTCTCCTCCGTCTTCGAGACATCCGTAGGCCGCCAAGCCGCCCTCCATCTGGCTAGGGAACTCCAACACCAACCCCGGGCCCTCGGTTTTGGCGTCACCTCTCTTTTTAGAGGCGATCGGCAATAG